The Kwoniella bestiolae CBS 10118 chromosome 7, complete sequence genome has a segment encoding these proteins:
- a CDS encoding mitochondrial 37S ribosomal protein uS10m, which produces MALPSARSAWTTLSRPTISNAVASSSRYLSTTTPRLASPPATTSDDAETGLPVPFPKINKYLSFPSVTPHKPTHGVHVATLHLQSYHPYNLDLTTQFAVHSAHSLNIPTTLPAFLPRERSLYTVLKSPFVKKKAQENFERRTHKRAIKVYDSSKEAVDLWLRYLRQNGLPGVGMKAYVHEFVEVGFGKKEQSQSEDNKALDEKKIQDAAQELVKALSEGQAAEQGVEEAKA; this is translated from the exons ATGGCGTTACCATCCGCTCGTTCCGCATGGACGACACTTTCAAGACCGACCATCTCAAACGCTGTTGCCTCTTCATCGAGATACTTGTC caccaccacccctcGACTCGCTTCACCACCAGCGACGACATCCGACGATGCCGAGACAGGACTACCCGTGCCATTCCCCAAGATCAACAAATACCTCTCATTCCCTTCAGTAACCCCTCACAAACCCACACACGGTGTTCACGTCGCgactctccatctccagtcCTACCACCCATACAACCTAGATCTGACCACACAGTTCGCTGTTCACTCCGCTCACTCACTAAacatccccaccaccctTCCCGCCTTCTTACCCCGGGAACGAAGTTTATACACCGTTTTGAAATCACCTTTCGTGAAGAAAAAGGCTCAAGAAAACTTCGAAAGAAGGACGCACAAGAGAGCGATCAAAGTGTATGACTCGAGCAAAGAAGCGGTCGACTTGTGGTTGCGATATCTTCGACAGAATGGTTTACCGGGAGTAGGTATGAAAGCGTATGTTCACGAGTTCGTAGAAGTGGGTTTcgggaagaaggaacaaaGCCAAAGTGAGGATAACAAAGCGTTGGATGAAAAGAAGATCCAAGATGCTGCTCAGGAGCTGGTGAAAGCGTTGAGCGAAGGTCAAGCGGCGGAACAAGGTGTCGAAGAGGCTAAGGCATAG
- a CDS encoding YggS family pyridoxal phosphate enzyme has translation MSSPISLEYTPDRAEELKENTQSVQKEIDQAASSGSKPRLVAISKIKPASDIKALYDAGYRHFGENYIQEMVDKAEVVGYINWHFIGSLQSNKSKLAASIPNLYVLETLSSIKVADLLQKSLSPDRTAKLNVYIQINTSEEDAKSGLPSLAPGSDGGEVVDLAVHVIEKCPGLNLLGLMTIGSFESSHDASKPNPDFETLKSTRKELARILQGRGFAHRVEELELSMGMSADFVQAVKEGSSSVRVGTRIFGERAKKVPKGA, from the exons ATGTCATCCCCTATCTCACTGGAGTACACCCCCGATCGAGCCGAGGAGCTGAAAGAGAACACTCAATCGGTGCAAAAGGAAATCGATCAAGCTGCATCAAGCGGGTCAAAG CCCCGACTCGTGGCCATCTCAAAGATCAAACCTGCTTCGGATATCAAGGCGTTGTACGATGCCGGGTATAGGCATTTTGGGGAGAACTACATACAGGAGATGGTGGACAAGGCTGAAGTGGTGGGTT ACATCAATTGGCATTTTATCGGCTCCTTACAGAGCAACAAATCGAAACTTGCTGCGT CTATACCAAACCTTTACGTCCTCGAGACTCTCTCGTCGATCAAGGTAGCCGATCTACTACAGAAATCACTCTCGCCGGACCGTACAGCCAAGCTCAACGTTTATATACAGATCAACACgtcggaggaagatgcgaaATCCGGGTTGCCTTCTCTTGCACCGGGTTCGGAcggaggggaggtggtggatctAGCGGTTCATGTGATTGAAAAGTGTCCGGGCTTGAATCTGCTAGGTCTGATGACTATCGGATCGTTTGAATCGAGTCACGATGCGTCGAAACCGAATCCAGATTTTGAGACGCTCAAGTCGACACGCAAAGAGTTGGCTAGGATATTGCAGGGGAGGGGGTTCGCTCACAGAGTAGAGGAGTTGGAATTGAGTATGGGGATGAGTGCGGATTTCGTGCAGGCTGTCAAGGAGGGTAGCAGTAGTGTGAGAGTAGGCACTAGGATCTTTGGGGAGAGGGCTAAAAAGGTGCCAAAGGGGGCGTAG